A single region of the Schistocerca serialis cubense isolate TAMUIC-IGC-003099 chromosome 7, iqSchSeri2.2, whole genome shotgun sequence genome encodes:
- the LOC126413246 gene encoding mucin-5AC-like, with translation SPLSVVQSINNNNNNSNAPLTDIKLTLLHGTEAEATRSRELVSRVECWRRNVRRGPDVPERRTAPPFGQGPRAPLLRATLAARTPPPPPPPPLASVSKTSAPSAAVKPTTATMKSVTPSVTSATPASKTPPATSVQAKTTTTAAAKDPKPSSAVTSALPVSSTPPVSSTSGVPKPTTVASKSAAPKTVSPATSAPSMSKAATHAKTTSPKSATLPSTTTVQSPITSTSSNAKAPQVTGKPTQIAAAKLPPASVPVTTAQPPSKTSPVTSKTDPSKQPKTTAITSTKPTTTPSATTAPSVSKTSPVTSVSTSATQAKSTSTALPKADAKVTSATSVSSAAATEAKTSTDKSGKPSAPSTAKEKVSAIPTTAAQSVPKPESVAPAPSDQKGSTPDVGKTSAVATPRTTASATPATTAVPTAAKTTAASTVAKTPAVTSIPVATPAKPTTTASASTSAPSVPKTVTATAAVVTEPTTTGALKTTESKLPRSATSVASTAPSVSKPPPTAGVSSAGKITPATVSIPQATPSVKTAEPSSVPKIVAHQELKTAPSAPKTIAVESAPGTTFTAVSTATAPVTTPAQKADTTKLTATSASTTPSATKNGSVVPAPQEATDRKTSVAEQQGAKVLPPAVPKTSTAVPAAATKTTPATSAAQQTPVGTSVGPAVTSSSAAPPAKTVPGSVTPAATTAAAAVSKMPTYSAAATPATTTATSAKKQPVTTAAAADLRAVPVLPKAVTSAVTPVSRLSPSGIKIFTPVTATAASAVGRVAPITATAPSASGTTPAFTRTVPSVTKAFSAVTAATGAVTAPPAAPPAFVSAPGATGQKPLQPVPLVASLPTSLPHGAPATAVLAGKAGSPPGWGGTGAASPVAVGAPPSWAAAASVPRSTPCASRSLSPATPTPTPPPPALPPPCHSPAPSGVASPANSAPTPSSVRSPVAATPPSGTAAGSPMTPPLPLHKAVAPVTKPVPTATAVSVTTSSATATKTILAGDASQAGKDDQQQRLHEIHKYDRDDEEDDDEERAGGQASKGRGFLDLWDVSSAHRSSPQPRHPLCRSYAPN, from the exons TCACCGTTGAGCGTCGTACAGtccataaacaacaacaacaacaac AGTAACGCGCCTCTTACAGACATAAAACTGACGCTGCTACACGGTACAGAAGCGGAAGCAACGAGAAGCCGTGAATTAGTGAGCAGGGTGGAGTGCTGGCGGCGGAATGTTCGGCGTGGCCCAGATGTGCCGGAGCGGCGTACTGCGCCGCCTTTTGGGCAAGGCCCGCGCGCCC CGCTGCTGCGAGCCACACTGGCCGCCcgtacgccgcccccgccgccgccgccgccgctc GCGTCAGTATCGAAGACGAGTGCACCGTCTGCTGCAGTTAAGCCGACGACGGCGACTATGAAGTCTGTCACCCCGAGTGTTACTAGTGCCACACCGGCTTCGAAGACGCCTCCAGCTACGTCGGTGCAGGCTAAAACTACCACAACTGCCGCGGCTAAAGACCCGAAACCGTCGAGTGCCGTGACGAGTGCTCTTCCGGTGTCTTCGACACCACCAGTGTCTTCGACGAGCGGCGTCCCGAAACCTACCACAGTGGCTTCCAAGTCTGCGGCACCTAAGACCGTGTCCCCTGCGACCAGTGCTCCGTCAATGTCGAAGGCGGCTACACACGCGAAGACGACATCCCCGAAGTCTGCAACACTTCCGAGTACCACTACTGTCCAGTCTCCGATTACTTCGACGAGCAGTAACGCGAAAGCTCCACAGGTAACTGGAAAACCTACGCAGATCGCTGCTGCGAAGCTCCCACCTGCTTCTGTGCCTGTTACAACAGCACAGCCGCCGTCTAAAACGTCTCCTGTGACCTCGAAAACTGATCCCTCGAAACAGCCGAAAACTACTGCAATTACCAGTACGAAACCTACCACAACACCGAGCGCCACAACAGCCCCGTCGGTGTCGAAAACGTCTCCGGTTACTTCGGTTTCTACTTCTGCAACGCAGGCGAAATCTACGTCTACAGCTCTTCCAAAGGCTGACGCAAAAGTGACGTCCGCAACTAGTGTAAGTAGTGCTGCCGCTACGGAGGCCAAGACGTCGACGGACAAGAGTGGTAAGCCGTCTGCCCCGTCGACGGCGAAGGAGAAGGTTAGCGCAATTCCCACGACCGCTGCTCAGTCTGTTCCGAAACCGGAGAGTGTGGCTCCAGCGCCGAGCGATCAGAAAGGTTCTACACCTGATGTCGGCAAGACCTCCGCTGTCGCAACACCGCGAACTACAGCTTCGGCGACGCCTGCAACAACTGCTGTACCTACTGCCGCGAAGACGACGGCTGCATCCACAGTGGCAAAAACACCTGCCGTTACCTCGATTCCTGTCGCCACACCGGCGAAGCCGACGACAACAGCTAGCGCCTCTACTAGTGCCCCCTCAGTGCCGAAGACTGTGACTGCGACAGCTGCCGTTGTCACTGAACCTACCACCACTGGCGCTCTGAAGACGACAGAGTCGAAGCTTCCCAGATCCGCGACATCTGTCGCCTCGACGGCTCCGTCAGTTTCGAAGCCACCTCCGACGGCGGGCGTGTCATCGGCGGGTAAAATTACCCCAGCTACAGTCTCGATACCGCAGGCGACCCCGTCTGTGAAGACGGCGGAGCCCAGTTCGGTCCCGAAGATCGTCGCGCACCAAGAGCTCAAGACGGCGCCGTCAGCGCCAAAGACGATAGCTGTCGAGTCGGCGCCAGGGACAACGTTTACCGCCGTGTCGACAGCGACAGCGCCAGTTACAACGCCAGCTCAGAAGGCAGACACTACCAAGCTGACAGCCACTTCTGCGAGTACCACGCCCTCCGCGACTAAAAACGGAAGTGTGGTCCCAGCGCCGCAAGAAGCGACCGATCGAAAAACGAGTGTAGCAGAGCAGCAGGGAGCTAAGGTACTGCCACCCGCTGTGCCGAAGACGTCAACTGCAGTGCCGGCAGCTGCTACAAAAACAACTCCGGCGACTTCAGCGGCACAGCAGACCCCAGTGGGCACGAGTGTCGGGCCAGCTGTGACGAGCAGCAGCGCGGCGCCGCCAGCGAAGACTGTCCCTGGCAGTGTGACTCCTGCTGCTACGACAGCGGCTGCGGCCGTCTCTAAAATGCCGACCTATTCGGCGGCTGCAACACCGGCGACTACTACTGCCACTTCGGCGAAGAAGCAACCTGTGACGACGGCGGCAGCAGCGGATTTGAGAGCAGTGCCCGTCCTGCCTAAGGCTGTCACATCTGCGGTGACGCCCGTCTCGAGGCTGTCGCCTTCCGGTATAAAGATATTCACGCCCGTTACGGCCACGGCAGCGTCGGCCGTGGGCAGGGTGGCTCCCATCACGGCGACGGCGCCCTCCGCCTCCGGGACGACACCGGCCTTCACCAGGACCGTCCCCTCCGTGACGAAGGCGTTCTCTGCCGTCACGGCCGCGACGGGGGCCGTCACCGCCCCCCCGGCTGCGCCGCCGGCGTTCGTGTCGGCGCCCGGCGCGACGGGGCAGAAGCCGCTGCAGCCGGTGCCGCTGGTGGCGAGTTTGCCGACGAGCCTGCCGCACGGGGCCCCGGCGACGGCGGTGCTCGCGGGGAAGGCCGGCTCCCCGCCGGGCTGGGGCGGCACCGGAGCCGCGTCGCCCGTGGCGGTCGGCGCTCCGCCGTCGTGGGCGGCAGCGGCGTCGGTCCCGCGGTCGACGCCCTGCGCGTCGAGGTCGCTGTCCccggcgacgccgacgccgacgccgccaccGCCGGCGCTGCCGCCACCCTGCCACTCGCCGGCGCCCTCCGGGGTCGCGTCGCCGGCCAACAGCGCACCCACGCCGTCGTCGGTGCGGTCTCCCGTGGCGGCCACCCCTCCTTCCGGGACCGCCGCAGGGTCGCCGatgacgccgccgctgccgctgcacaAGGCGGTCGCCCCGGTGACGAAACCTGTCCCGACCGCGACGGCCGTTTCCGTGACGACGTCGAGTGCGACCGCG